A window from Tautonia rosea encodes these proteins:
- a CDS encoding tyrosine-type recombinase/integrase — translation MARTPKPWYWQQRRGWYATIDHRRRLLAADADHGSRAKAKQAADAEFYRIMSERKRDLKAGQPIPVGLLIARFLADVKARAARGEVGARTHSDYVGRLDDFPDIHGHIPAEELKPAVVRRWLEAKATWGPNRRHDAVAVLKTAFRWARNAEMIEKDPLEGMAKPSRKLRRDRVITTEQARTLLGAIRSPVARDYFEFLFLTGCRPSEAAALEARHLDRARRLAILDVHKTKRKTGADRVIPLTDAAFAIVSRLADLHPEGPLFRTPRGRPWNRFAIRQQMMAARVKAGLGAEAVAYGFRHAFATDALERTGDMASVAAVLGHATPDMLNRVYSHLDRRHDHLREFVNRVTTPEPPRVPTASPGQPAGPAPETTPSSTSKPMPSGEGADPGPAPTSPGTPAASDRG, via the coding sequence ATGGCACGCACCCCAAAGCCGTGGTACTGGCAGCAAAGACGAGGCTGGTACGCGACGATTGATCACCGACGACGACTCCTGGCGGCCGATGCCGACCACGGGTCCAGGGCGAAGGCGAAGCAGGCAGCCGACGCCGAATTTTACCGGATCATGTCCGAGCGGAAGCGGGACTTGAAGGCCGGGCAGCCGATCCCGGTCGGACTGCTGATCGCCCGGTTCCTGGCGGACGTCAAGGCGAGGGCGGCCCGCGGCGAGGTCGGGGCCCGGACGCATTCCGACTACGTCGGCCGGCTGGATGACTTCCCCGATATCCACGGGCACATTCCGGCCGAGGAACTGAAGCCGGCCGTCGTCCGGCGATGGCTCGAAGCCAAGGCAACCTGGGGACCGAATCGGCGGCATGATGCCGTCGCGGTCCTCAAGACGGCATTCCGGTGGGCGAGGAACGCCGAGATGATCGAAAAGGATCCGCTCGAGGGGATGGCCAAGCCGTCCCGGAAACTCCGGCGGGATCGGGTGATAACGACCGAGCAGGCTCGGACGCTCCTCGGGGCGATTCGATCCCCGGTCGCCCGGGACTATTTCGAGTTCCTCTTCCTGACTGGCTGCCGGCCCTCCGAGGCGGCGGCCCTCGAGGCCCGGCACCTCGACCGGGCCCGACGGCTGGCGATCCTCGACGTCCACAAGACGAAGCGGAAGACGGGAGCCGACCGGGTGATCCCGCTGACCGACGCGGCGTTCGCGATTGTCTCCCGGCTGGCCGACCTGCACCCCGAGGGCCCGCTCTTCCGGACGCCGAGGGGCCGGCCGTGGAACCGGTTCGCGATCCGGCAGCAGATGATGGCGGCCCGCGTCAAGGCCGGGCTCGGGGCCGAGGCGGTCGCCTACGGCTTCCGGCACGCCTTCGCGACCGATGCCCTGGAGCGGACCGGCGACATGGCCAGCGTCGCGGCCGTGCTTGGGCACGCCACGCCGGACATGTTAAATCGGGTCTACAGCCACCTTGACCGCCGTCACGACCACCTCCGAGAGTTCGTCAACCGGGTTACGACGCCCGAGCCGCCTCGAGTTCCGACCGCCAGTCCGGGCCAGCCGGCCGGGCCGGCCCCCGAGACGACTCCGTCTTCGACTTCGAAGCCGATGCCTTCCGGGGAGGGCGCCGATCCGGGCCCCGCTCCGACGTCGCCAGGTACTCCAGCAGCCAGCGACCGAGGATGA
- the cysK gene encoding cysteine synthase A — protein sequence MATADEVRTRGRIYDEITQCVGNTPLIRLRRITEGCHAQVVAKLENFNPLWSVKDRIGVAMIDTAEAEGKINPETVIIEPTSGNTGIGLAFTCAARGYRLVVTMPESMSLERRRLIKAFGAEIVLTPAAEGMPGAVRRAEELTKNTPNAFMPQQFRNPANPEIHRKTTAEEIWRDTEGQIDILVCGVGTGGTITGCGEVLKSRKPELQVVAVEPEDSPVITQTRNGEPTKPGPHKIQGIGAGFIPEILNVNIIDEVIRVSNDESFETTRRLARLEGMLCGISCGAAAAGALQVAMRPENTGKMVVVVLPDLGERYLSTPLFPE from the coding sequence ATGGCGACCGCCGACGAGGTCAGGACGCGGGGCCGGATCTATGACGAGATTACGCAATGTGTCGGGAATACCCCGTTGATTCGTTTGCGACGGATCACCGAGGGATGTCACGCTCAGGTCGTTGCGAAGCTAGAGAATTTCAACCCCCTCTGGTCGGTCAAGGATCGCATCGGCGTTGCGATGATCGACACGGCCGAGGCCGAAGGGAAGATCAACCCCGAGACGGTCATCATTGAGCCGACAAGCGGGAACACGGGGATCGGCCTGGCCTTCACCTGCGCGGCTCGCGGCTATCGCCTGGTCGTGACGATGCCCGAGAGCATGAGCCTGGAGCGTCGTCGCTTGATCAAGGCCTTTGGAGCCGAAATCGTCCTGACACCCGCTGCCGAAGGTATGCCCGGTGCGGTTCGTCGAGCCGAGGAGCTGACGAAGAATACCCCGAACGCCTTCATGCCGCAGCAGTTTCGCAATCCGGCCAACCCGGAGATCCACCGCAAGACCACCGCCGAGGAGATCTGGAGAGACACCGAAGGTCAGATCGACATTCTGGTCTGCGGCGTGGGGACTGGCGGTACCATCACCGGTTGCGGCGAAGTGCTCAAGAGCCGCAAGCCCGAGCTGCAGGTCGTCGCCGTCGAACCGGAAGACTCGCCGGTCATTACCCAGACACGCAACGGAGAGCCGACCAAGCCCGGACCCCACAAGATTCAGGGAATCGGCGCCGGATTCATCCCCGAGATTCTCAACGTCAATATCATCGACGAGGTGATTCGCGTCTCGAACGACGAGTCGTTTGAGACAACACGGCGTCTGGCCCGGCTAGAAGGGATGCTTTGCGGCATTTCCTGTGGAGCCGCCGCCGCCGGAGCGCTCCAGGTGGCCATGCGGCCAGAGAACACGGGGAAAATGGTCGTGGTGGTGCTTCCGGACCTCGGCGAGCGATACCTCTCTACCCCCTTGTTCCCCGAATGA
- a CDS encoding Mov34/MPN/PAD-1 family protein, with product MSVPESSSIEDGEVLEIPHPILQAMVDHCVREAPLEACGLLGGEPPRVSSIHPLRNAAQSETRYDADPTDLIAAVRDLRSRSAQILAIYHSHPKWSAIPSGTDLRENYYEDVPRIIVSLQGPKPDVRIWRLRPDGYDALPWRSVADG from the coding sequence ATGAGTGTCCCTGAGTCGTCGTCGATCGAAGACGGGGAGGTTCTGGAAATCCCCCATCCGATTCTTCAAGCGATGGTCGATCACTGTGTTCGAGAAGCCCCCCTCGAAGCCTGCGGCTTGCTCGGAGGGGAGCCGCCTCGGGTTTCCTCAATCCATCCGCTCCGCAACGCGGCGCAGAGTGAAACCCGATACGACGCCGATCCGACCGATCTCATCGCCGCCGTTCGCGACCTCCGAAGCCGATCCGCACAGATTCTCGCCATCTATCACTCACATCCGAAATGGTCGGCAATTCCAAGCGGGACTGACCTGCGCGAGAACTATTACGAAGACGTTCCCAGGATCATCGTCTCGTTGCAAGGTCCCAAGCCCGACGTCCGGATCTGGAGGCTTCGTCCCGACGGCTACGATGCGCTGCCCTGGCGAAGCGTTGCGGACGGTTGA
- the ndk gene encoding nucleoside-diphosphate kinase gives MQHTLVIFKPDCVQRRLVGQILQRFEAKGLRIAALKMIQVSQELAEQHYGEHKERPFFPGLIQFITGGPVVVAVLAGPEAVSVVRGMMGKTSGIEAVPGTIRGDFSVSKQNNLIHGSDSPDSADREIALWFAPQELLDYELAGQHWVSEA, from the coding sequence ATGCAACATACCCTCGTCATCTTCAAGCCTGATTGCGTGCAGCGCCGTCTGGTCGGCCAGATCCTTCAGCGATTCGAAGCGAAGGGGCTGCGGATCGCCGCCTTGAAGATGATTCAGGTTAGCCAGGAACTGGCCGAGCAGCATTACGGCGAGCACAAGGAACGTCCCTTCTTCCCCGGCCTGATCCAGTTCATTACCGGAGGTCCGGTGGTTGTCGCCGTGCTGGCAGGGCCGGAAGCCGTGTCGGTCGTCCGAGGAATGATGGGCAAGACCAGCGGCATCGAAGCCGTACCCGGTACCATTCGGGGTGATTTTTCCGTAAGCAAGCAAAACAACCTGATTCACGGCAGCGACAGCCCCGATTCCGCTGATCGTGAGATCGCCCTCTGGTTCGCTCCTCAGGAACTGCTTGATTACGAACTCGCCGGCCAGCACTGGGTCAGCGAGGCGTGA
- the ligA gene encoding NAD-dependent DNA ligase LigA encodes MATEDVVRAVNELRQEIEKHNRLYYVEAAPIISDREYDRLLKQLEDLETAHPELITPDSPTQRVGGEPISAFETIRHSVPMLSIENTYTLDEIREWDRRVRKGLTDGESVLYVVELKVDGVAVSLRYEAGTLVLGATRGDGERGDDITSNLRTVRGIPLTLLDDPPSVLEVRGEVYMTNSELARLNEGRKAEGLLPFANPRNATAGSLKLLDPKLCGRRRLLFVAHGLGEVRGIDVHSYKEILGLIREWGIPISPHNAAFDDIEQVIQHANAWEHQRHDLDFQIDGLVIKVDDLGQRARLGYRSKSPRWVIAYKYEAEQAITKILGITVQVGKTGKLTPVAELEPVPLAGTVVKRASLHNPDEIERKGVRIGDTVVIQKAGEIIPQVVRVEADSRDGSERPYAFPDQCPSCHAPIERIPGEVDARCTNPPSKCPDQLKEWLRWFAHRDAMDVDGLGEKLIDQLVERGLVRSLGDLYRLDQETLSGLDRMGKKSAANLIRELEQSKHRPLDRFLTALTIRHVGTRIAEILALHFRSIEALRSASLEELEAVPEVGHVVAASVRHFLDDPTHQALIDELLEAGVAPEPLPELQTTEGLPLAGKTVVITGTLPRRSRSEAEALVKRAGGKVTGSISKNTSYLIAGADPGSKLEKARQLGITILDEDELDRIVAAT; translated from the coding sequence ATGGCGACCGAAGATGTTGTCCGGGCTGTGAATGAGCTGCGCCAGGAGATCGAAAAGCATAACCGCCTCTACTACGTTGAGGCGGCTCCGATTATCAGCGATCGGGAATATGACCGGCTGCTCAAGCAACTCGAAGATCTTGAGACCGCACACCCAGAGCTGATCACTCCCGACAGCCCTACCCAGCGCGTCGGTGGAGAACCAATCTCTGCGTTCGAGACGATCCGGCATTCCGTGCCGATGCTCTCTATTGAGAACACCTATACGCTTGATGAAATCCGGGAGTGGGACCGTCGCGTTCGTAAGGGACTGACCGATGGAGAGTCGGTTCTCTATGTGGTCGAGCTCAAGGTAGATGGAGTCGCCGTCTCGCTTCGATACGAAGCGGGAACACTCGTCCTCGGTGCCACCCGCGGCGATGGTGAGCGCGGGGACGACATCACCTCAAACCTTCGAACTGTACGAGGGATTCCCCTGACCTTACTCGATGATCCCCCCTCAGTGCTGGAGGTTCGGGGTGAGGTCTACATGACGAACTCCGAACTGGCCCGGCTCAACGAAGGACGCAAGGCCGAGGGCCTTTTGCCTTTTGCCAACCCTCGCAACGCCACAGCAGGTTCCTTGAAGCTGCTCGACCCGAAGCTTTGCGGCCGTCGTCGGCTATTGTTCGTCGCACATGGTCTCGGGGAAGTACGCGGGATCGACGTGCATTCGTATAAAGAAATTCTTGGTTTGATTCGTGAATGGGGCATTCCGATCAGCCCCCATAACGCGGCCTTCGACGACATCGAGCAGGTAATTCAGCACGCAAACGCCTGGGAACACCAACGTCATGACCTCGACTTCCAGATCGATGGTCTGGTCATCAAGGTTGACGACCTTGGTCAGCGTGCCCGACTCGGCTATCGTTCCAAGAGTCCCAGATGGGTCATTGCATACAAATATGAAGCAGAACAGGCGATTACGAAAATTCTTGGTATCACAGTTCAGGTGGGCAAGACCGGCAAGCTGACTCCCGTGGCGGAGCTGGAACCGGTCCCCCTGGCCGGCACGGTCGTCAAGCGGGCGAGCTTGCACAATCCGGACGAAATTGAGCGCAAAGGGGTTCGGATCGGCGATACGGTCGTCATTCAGAAGGCCGGTGAGATCATCCCCCAGGTTGTTCGCGTCGAAGCGGACTCAAGAGACGGATCGGAACGGCCCTACGCATTTCCGGATCAATGCCCAAGCTGCCATGCCCCCATCGAACGCATTCCGGGAGAGGTCGATGCCCGTTGCACCAACCCCCCCTCCAAGTGCCCCGACCAGCTCAAGGAATGGCTCCGCTGGTTCGCCCACCGCGACGCGATGGACGTCGATGGCCTGGGAGAGAAACTCATTGATCAACTCGTGGAGCGAGGACTTGTCCGATCGCTCGGGGATCTCTACCGGCTCGACCAGGAGACACTTTCCGGGCTGGACCGCATGGGGAAAAAATCGGCCGCGAATCTCATCCGGGAACTCGAACAGAGCAAACACCGACCCCTCGACCGCTTCCTGACAGCCTTGACAATCCGCCATGTTGGAACCCGGATCGCCGAGATCCTCGCCCTCCACTTCCGATCGATTGAAGCACTGCGGTCGGCTTCCCTTGAGGAATTGGAGGCTGTTCCCGAGGTCGGGCACGTTGTGGCCGCAAGCGTTCGACACTTTCTCGACGATCCGACCCACCAGGCGCTCATCGACGAACTGCTCGAAGCGGGAGTGGCTCCCGAACCGCTCCCGGAACTTCAGACAACAGAGGGTCTTCCACTTGCCGGCAAAACAGTGGTCATTACCGGCACCCTTCCGAGACGGTCACGTTCCGAGGCGGAAGCCCTGGTCAAGCGGGCCGGCGGTAAAGTCACGGGCTCGATCTCAAAGAATACCTCGTACCTGATCGCAGGGGCCGATCCCGGCAGTAAGCTGGAAAAAGCCCGGCAGCTGGGGATCACGATTCTTGACGAAGACGAACTTGATCGGATCGTGGCTGCAACGTGA
- a CDS encoding hybrid sensor histidine kinase/response regulator: MTQVVDPQLLRLIKDHPHGILVVASDSGRIVHANTAARFLLRDDPEAAIDGDLLGIPVHSGQSVLVEAGPPTRRRLRMKVEQVCWAGRQEQFITLREVRSAHRPRRRGDASRGPDRAMSLLAHELRSPLSAMLGALHAARLNPSTQQGVLVFVEHQARRLGRLLEDLVEGEVSDGRSIPIRPVMITVNRLVSWSAEAIRPLVAARGQQLEVRLTEEPILLAVDPTWIEQAFLHLLVNASKYSEVGGNIRMEVLRDPENVVISIRDDGIGIPSTDLGRIFNPFRRGDSDRVRLREGQGVGLAMVHRIIARHGGNVSAASPGSGQGSTFTIRLPIASVGTASPTPPVAWVDHPQPPLRSSSATSILIVDDDEAAAEGLAMVLRLWGCEVRMAFDGNHALRDAIADPPDILVIDRALPGIDGESLARRLREITATASALLICLTGSGWQPDPDADPFDHHLLKPIDFEALAQLIPTPKLGRPESDR; this comes from the coding sequence ATGACGCAGGTCGTTGATCCACAGTTATTACGATTGATCAAGGATCATCCGCACGGCATTCTTGTCGTGGCGAGTGATTCCGGACGGATCGTTCATGCCAATACCGCGGCTCGATTTCTTCTTCGAGACGACCCTGAAGCCGCGATTGACGGTGATCTTCTCGGAATCCCCGTTCATAGTGGACAGAGTGTCCTGGTTGAGGCGGGACCACCAACTCGTCGACGCTTGCGAATGAAAGTGGAGCAGGTCTGCTGGGCAGGCCGGCAGGAGCAATTCATCACCCTTCGTGAGGTCAGATCGGCCCATCGCCCCCGCCGTCGTGGTGATGCATCGCGAGGGCCCGATCGAGCCATGTCACTTCTTGCCCACGAGTTACGTAGCCCGCTCAGCGCCATGCTTGGTGCTCTGCATGCGGCCCGACTGAATCCGTCGACCCAGCAAGGAGTTCTGGTGTTCGTCGAGCATCAGGCCCGACGCTTGGGTCGCCTCCTTGAAGACCTCGTTGAAGGGGAGGTTAGTGACGGTCGGTCGATTCCCATTCGTCCGGTGATGATCACCGTCAACCGATTGGTGAGTTGGAGTGCCGAGGCGATCCGACCACTTGTCGCGGCCCGGGGGCAGCAACTCGAGGTCCGTCTTACGGAAGAACCGATTCTGCTGGCGGTCGATCCGACGTGGATCGAACAGGCATTTCTTCATTTGCTGGTCAACGCGTCGAAATATTCGGAGGTCGGCGGGAACATCCGGATGGAGGTTCTTCGAGACCCCGAAAACGTGGTCATCTCAATCCGGGACGATGGGATCGGTATCCCTTCGACGGATCTGGGTCGTATCTTCAATCCATTTCGTCGAGGAGACTCCGACCGGGTTCGCCTTCGGGAAGGCCAAGGGGTTGGTCTGGCAATGGTCCACCGGATCATCGCTCGTCATGGTGGCAACGTTTCCGCGGCCAGTCCGGGGTCGGGTCAGGGAAGCACCTTTACCATCCGATTACCCATCGCATCCGTCGGAACGGCTTCTCCAACTCCTCCGGTTGCCTGGGTGGACCATCCTCAACCCCCGCTTCGATCGTCATCAGCCACCTCAATCCTCATCGTTGATGATGATGAGGCGGCGGCGGAAGGACTGGCGATGGTTCTTCGCCTGTGGGGTTGTGAGGTTCGGATGGCCTTCGACGGCAATCACGCGCTCAGGGATGCGATTGCCGATCCTCCCGACATCCTCGTGATCGATCGGGCACTTCCAGGCATCGATGGCGAAAGCCTGGCCCGTCGGCTTCGAGAGATCACGGCCACCGCTTCGGCACTCTTGATTTGCCTGACCGGTTCCGGCTGGCAACCCGACCCCGATGCAGACCCCTTCGATCACCACTTACTCAAACCCATCGACTTCGAGGCACTTGCTCAGCTCATTCCGACTCCGAAACTCGGCAGGCCGGAATCGGATCGGTGA
- a CDS encoding sugar phosphate isomerase/epimerase family protein, which produces MLLLGTVTYNIAKDWDLDTILTKLPALGFEGVELRTTHAHGVEVSLSNADREHVRKRFSDSGLELAGLGSAFEYHSDDPAEVRRNIEGTKEFIQLAHDIGAPGVKVRPNGIPQGVDPEATFRQIGESLLEVGEYGEGFGVEIRVEVHGRETAKFPAFATIMNHAKHRNVTVCWNSNPTDLIDGSIEPAFRMVADRIGLVHINELHSGYPYRTLFRLLKESGYQGFTLAEIPDSPEPDRLLRYYRALWEALQTEHEAD; this is translated from the coding sequence ATGCTCCTCCTCGGCACCGTGACGTATAACATCGCCAAGGATTGGGACCTCGACACAATCCTGACGAAGCTGCCGGCGCTCGGCTTCGAAGGGGTCGAACTGCGCACCACGCACGCCCACGGCGTTGAAGTGTCCTTGTCCAACGCAGATCGGGAACACGTTCGTAAGCGATTCAGCGACTCGGGCCTGGAACTAGCTGGGCTGGGCAGTGCCTTCGAGTATCACTCGGACGACCCGGCCGAAGTCCGTCGGAACATCGAGGGAACAAAGGAGTTCATCCAACTCGCCCACGACATTGGAGCCCCCGGGGTGAAGGTCCGACCGAACGGCATTCCCCAGGGGGTCGATCCCGAGGCGACCTTCCGACAGATCGGCGAGTCGTTGCTCGAAGTCGGGGAGTATGGCGAAGGCTTCGGTGTGGAGATCCGGGTTGAGGTGCACGGGCGAGAGACCGCGAAGTTTCCCGCCTTCGCGACCATCATGAATCACGCCAAGCACCGCAACGTTACGGTCTGCTGGAACTCTAATCCGACGGACCTGATTGACGGCTCGATCGAACCCGCATTCCGGATGGTCGCCGACCGGATCGGCCTGGTTCATATTAACGAGTTACACAGCGGTTACCCTTACCGAACTCTATTCCGATTGCTCAAGGAATCCGGCTATCAGGGCTTCACCCTCGCCGAGATTCCCGACAGCCCCGAGCCCGATCGCCTCCTTCGGTACTACCGGGCACTCTGGGAGGCCCTCCAGACTGAGCACGAGGCCGACTGA
- a CDS encoding DUF1549 domain-containing protein: protein MRSWLAATTIGMVLTAIGPDGLTASEVDRSETSLAESLRIVPDAVTLIGPDAVQQLAVEGREDGKDRTSSARFTSEDETVVVVDPSGVISARGDGKTIVRIEVEGRQVEVPVEVLAFDNPPPIHFTNQIVPIFTKLGCNAGGCHGKSGGQNGFRLSLLGFEPELDYETLVKEGRGRRVFPAAPEQSLLLLKAVADVPHGGGKLLAEDSHEYRLIRRWIAEGMPVGDPDAPTVARIEVYPPSRVLDQGVDQQLVVTAVYSDGSTEDVTRWAQYESNVSEIANVAEGGRVRTADLPGMAAVMARYQGQVAVFRATVPRGEPVADAIAFSPNNFVDDLALAQWKELGLTPSDLCSDEEFIRRASLDITGTLPTVEEIDAFVAETNPDKRARLVDTLLDRPEYAKLFAVKWADILRNKRAGSARNQRSTFRFYDWIRRQIDQNTPFDEFTRQVIAASGTPETAPATVWYRDLKKADEFVDDAAQVFLGMRLQCAKCHHHPFETWSQDDYYGFAAFFGRVGRKGSLTSQKGGSDELVIFSKRSGQVPHPKTGQPMQPKGLGEAEPFTIPATEDPREVLVDWLARQDNPFFAPAVVNRYWAHFFDRGLVEPIDDLRETNPATNPALMKALSDDFIASGYDLKHLVRTLTTSRLYSLSSEPNEINARDTQSFARFYPKRMSAEVLLDAISQVTRVPNRFDGLPSGFRAISLPDESVRSDFLDTFGRPMRDTACECERIGDASLSQSLMLLNSAEVQARLSDNGGRAAALASDARPIEERIDELFQLAFARTPSDSERATAIFHVESKPGQEREAFEDILWALVNAKEFQFID, encoded by the coding sequence ATGCGCAGCTGGTTGGCCGCAACAACGATCGGAATGGTGCTGACGGCAATCGGCCCTGACGGGCTCACGGCCTCGGAGGTCGATCGATCCGAAACATCCCTGGCTGAGTCGTTACGCATCGTCCCAGACGCGGTCACCTTGATCGGCCCTGATGCCGTTCAGCAACTGGCAGTTGAAGGCCGAGAGGATGGGAAAGATCGGACTTCCTCGGCTCGATTTACGAGCGAGGATGAGACGGTTGTTGTCGTCGATCCGTCGGGAGTGATCTCGGCGCGGGGCGATGGCAAGACGATCGTTCGAATCGAGGTGGAGGGCCGTCAGGTCGAGGTGCCCGTCGAGGTTCTCGCCTTCGACAACCCTCCACCGATTCACTTTACGAACCAGATTGTGCCGATTTTCACCAAGCTCGGCTGCAACGCCGGTGGCTGCCATGGGAAATCGGGCGGACAAAACGGGTTCCGCCTGAGTTTGCTTGGTTTCGAGCCGGAACTTGACTACGAAACCCTGGTGAAGGAAGGCCGAGGCCGGCGGGTCTTCCCCGCCGCCCCGGAGCAGAGTCTCTTACTCTTGAAGGCTGTGGCCGACGTCCCGCACGGGGGCGGCAAACTACTCGCAGAAGATTCGCACGAGTATCGCCTCATTCGCCGATGGATCGCCGAAGGGATGCCGGTCGGTGATCCAGACGCACCGACGGTCGCGAGAATCGAGGTCTATCCGCCATCTCGGGTTCTCGATCAAGGAGTCGACCAGCAACTCGTGGTCACGGCGGTTTACTCGGACGGCTCGACCGAGGATGTGACTCGGTGGGCCCAGTACGAGTCGAACGTTTCAGAGATTGCCAACGTCGCCGAGGGTGGACGCGTCCGCACGGCAGATCTCCCTGGTATGGCCGCCGTAATGGCTCGCTATCAGGGTCAGGTGGCGGTGTTTCGGGCGACCGTTCCCCGAGGCGAACCAGTGGCCGATGCCATCGCGTTTTCGCCCAACAACTTCGTTGATGATCTCGCACTCGCCCAGTGGAAGGAACTGGGGCTTACCCCCTCGGACCTTTGCTCGGATGAGGAGTTCATCCGTCGAGCCTCTCTGGACATCACCGGCACGTTACCGACGGTCGAGGAAATCGACGCGTTCGTCGCCGAGACCAACCCTGACAAACGGGCTCGACTGGTCGATACACTCCTTGATCGTCCCGAGTATGCCAAGCTATTCGCGGTCAAGTGGGCGGACATCCTCCGAAACAAGCGTGCGGGAAGCGCTCGGAATCAGCGCTCAACCTTCCGGTTTTATGACTGGATTCGCCGACAAATTGATCAGAACACCCCGTTCGACGAGTTTACCCGTCAGGTGATCGCCGCCAGTGGAACTCCCGAAACGGCTCCGGCAACGGTCTGGTACCGGGACCTGAAGAAGGCCGACGAATTTGTCGACGACGCGGCGCAGGTCTTTCTCGGGATGAGGCTTCAGTGCGCGAAGTGCCATCACCACCCGTTTGAAACCTGGAGCCAGGACGATTACTACGGCTTCGCGGCCTTCTTCGGAAGGGTTGGGCGTAAGGGATCGCTGACCTCGCAAAAGGGTGGAAGCGATGAGCTGGTGATCTTCAGCAAGCGAAGCGGCCAGGTTCCCCACCCGAAGACTGGTCAACCGATGCAGCCAAAGGGCCTCGGAGAGGCGGAGCCGTTCACCATCCCGGCGACCGAGGACCCAAGAGAGGTGCTTGTGGACTGGCTTGCCCGCCAGGATAACCCATTTTTCGCCCCGGCGGTGGTCAATCGCTACTGGGCCCACTTCTTTGACCGAGGCCTGGTCGAGCCGATTGATGATCTTCGCGAAACGAACCCCGCCACAAACCCGGCCTTGATGAAGGCATTGAGCGATGATTTCATCGCTTCTGGCTACGACCTCAAGCATCTGGTCCGGACGCTGACCACGAGCAGGCTGTACAGTCTTTCGAGCGAACCAAATGAGATTAATGCCCGCGACACTCAGAGCTTTGCCCGCTTCTATCCCAAACGAATGAGCGCGGAGGTCTTGCTCGACGCCATTTCGCAGGTCACACGGGTTCCCAATCGCTTTGACGGCCTGCCGTCTGGATTTCGGGCGATTTCGTTGCCGGACGAATCGGTCCGTTCGGATTTTCTCGACACGTTTGGGAGACCGATGCGTGACACCGCCTGCGAATGCGAACGGATCGGAGATGCCAGCCTCAGCCAGAGCTTGATGCTGTTGAACTCTGCGGAGGTTCAGGCCCGACTGTCAGACAATGGCGGACGCGCGGCGGCCCTCGCGAGTGACGCGAGGCCGATTGAGGAGCGTATCGACGAGCTGTTCCAGTTGGCTTTCGCCCGAACCCCCTCGGACAGCGAACGCGCAACGGCCATCTTCCACGTCGAGTCGAAGCCTGGTCAGGAGCGTGAGGCGTTTGAAGACATCCTCTGGGCCCTGGTCAACGCCAAGGAATTCCAGTTTATTGATTGA